In Streptomyces sp. Li-HN-5-11, the sequence GTTTCCTTCGTGGCTGTCGAAGCGCTTGACTTGTGCATGCGGGACGAATACGTTCCTCCCGACACGGTTCGCACATGGCGGTGGTGCGCCATGATGCTTCTGCGTGCCGGGCAAGTGCCATGACAGTGCTGACTGTTGGTGTGCTCGGCACAGCACCGGCCATCGCGATGGCGGCTGATACGGACCGCCTACTGCGTGGACGCGGTGAACGGCGACGACAGTGCCTACCGGGACCACGTCCGCGGCGACGGGACGCGGGCCGGCCAAGGTCGATGCGAGCGGGCCCCTTTCCGGCGACCGGATCCCGCCGCACGCCGCAGAGGTGGGGCCGATTGGGGCCCGAGGGGGCGGGGGCGGACGGTCGTCCGACAGCGATCGACGCGTACGGCTCCGACGCCAAGCCGGGTATCGAAGGTGCCGGGCAGGTTGCCGATGCGGTGCGCCTGCACAACCAGCAGTACGCGACGCGGTCGCGCGCCTCGCTGACGACCAGCCCGGCCATCGACTGCATCGCGAACCTCTGGGCGGCGCCTCGCTGCGGGTGTCGTCCTCCAGCGGTCTTCCGGTGGTGCGGAAGCCGAGATTCCACGGACAGATCAACGGCGCGGGCCGTGACGGCCTGGAGACCGTCCAAAGCGGAGGATGTGAAATGCTGGGAAGAATCCACAGATGGAAGATCGTTTCACTGATGTTCCCGCTTGTGGCCGCTCTTGCGTTCTTCGGTGACTTCGCTGACGCGAGTGCCGCTGCTCTGCACCAGGACAACGTGAGTGCCGCTGCTCCGGTGATCCAGAACGATGTCTTCTGGAAGGACACGTCCGGGAACCCGATCTATTCCCAGGGCGGGGGCGTGCTGAAGGTCGGCAGTACCTACTACTGGTACGGCGTGAAGTACAACGGAGCGGTCAGCTACTACAACAACCCCGCCGCCGGGAAGAACGGCAACGTTTCCTTCAGCGCGATCACCGCCTACTCATCGACCGATCTGGCGCACTGGAAGTTCGAGGGAAACGTGATGACCGCCTCGGACGTCAACGGAGGCGGCTGGGTCGGCCGGGTGGGTGTCGCGCACAACCCGAGGACCGGTAAATACGTGCTGGTCTCCCAGCTGAACAGCGGGCTCATGTTCGCCACCAGCAGCACGCCGACGGGGCATTTCTCGCTCACGGGCACTCAGTCGAGCATCGCCAATGTCGTCAACAACATGTCCGGCGACCAGTCGGTCTTCACCGACGACGACGGGCGGGCGTACCTGATCTTCAGCAACAAGAGCGGCAGGTCGAACCTGTATGTCGCGGAGCTCCGCCCCTCCGACTTCTCGCACGTCGAGGCCGCCAAGAAGATCTACAGCAGTTCCTCGGGCGGGCGTGAAGGCAACATCATGTTCAAGCACAACGGGACCTACTACTTCTGTTCCTCCGATCTGCACGGCTGGAACGCGTCCCACACCTACTGCATCACGTCGACGAAAATCGACAGCGGGTATTCCTCGGAGTTCGTCTTGCAGGGCACGGACGCGGACTTCTCGCATGTGACGCAGACCGGTCTGGCGTTCGAGGTGAGCGGTTCCTCGGGGTCGTTCGTCATGTTCGGGGGCGACCGCTGGAGTGACTTCGCCGGGAACGGCATCGGCTACAACCAGTGGGTGCCGGTCACCTTCAACGGTACGACGCCGGTCTTCCATTCGCTGAGCCAGTGGAATGTCGACGCCGCCGCGGGTACCTGGTCCGTCGGCAGCGGCAACAACTACGTCCTGAACCCGGGCATCGAGGCCGACCGCGTTTCCCAGAAGCAGCCGGCCGGATGGACCAGCTCGACGAGCGCCGGCAGCGATCCGAACGGCAACCACCTTGGCGGACACACCGGGCGCTGGGCGATGTCGCAGAGCCTTTCCTCGGCGTACAAGGCCGGCATGTACCAGAACATCTCGCTGCCGAACGGGACCTACACCCTGTCCGCCTGGGTCAAGAGCAGCGGCGGGCAGAAGGCGGCGGACATCTTCGCCAAGAACTTCGGCGCGGGCGAGATGAACCGTTCCGTCAACCAGGCGATCGGTGCTTGGACGAAGGTCAGCATCTCCGGAATCAACGTGACCAACGGCTCGATCCAGGTGGGCGTGTCCTCCGACGCGAATCCGGGCAACTGGGTGA encodes:
- a CDS encoding family 43 glycosylhydrolase, with protein sequence MFPLVAALAFFGDFADASAAALHQDNVSAAAPVIQNDVFWKDTSGNPIYSQGGGVLKVGSTYYWYGVKYNGAVSYYNNPAAGKNGNVSFSAITAYSSTDLAHWKFEGNVMTASDVNGGGWVGRVGVAHNPRTGKYVLVSQLNSGLMFATSSTPTGHFSLTGTQSSIANVVNNMSGDQSVFTDDDGRAYLIFSNKSGRSNLYVAELRPSDFSHVEAAKKIYSSSSGGREGNIMFKHNGTYYFCSSDLHGWNASHTYCITSTKIDSGYSSEFVLQGTDADFSHVTQTGLAFEVSGSSGSFVMFGGDRWSDFAGNGIGYNQWVPVTFNGTTPVFHSLSQWNVDAAAGTWSVGSGNNYVLNPGIEADRVSQKQPAGWTSSTSAGSDPNGNHLGGHTGRWAMSQSLSSAYKAGMYQNISLPNGTYTLSAWVKSSGGQKAADIFAKNFGAGEMNRSVNQAIGAWTKVSISGINVTNGSIQVGVSSDANPGNWVNVDDFELVRTGS